Proteins from a genomic interval of Rhizobium sp. SL42:
- a CDS encoding amidohydrolase translates to MIEPKLVEQVTGWRRHLHAHPELSGEEAKTAAFVSEQLTSLGIPHETGIGHHGIVATLHRPGSNRSIGLRADMDALPIKEANIFPHASRNSGVMHACGHDGHTAALLGAAAVLVKDDSWTGTINLVFQPAEENGKGAKAMIADGLFERYPMEKLFAWHNWPGLPLGQVAVHTRPSMAAGGDWRIELKGLAGHAAAPHLTRDPINAAAHLIVALNNIVSRNVDPLETVALTVSMIQGGTVSNQIPETATIIGTLRTFDVEVRKAVIQRMSEVIEGTAAAWGVKAEYEINSTGRVMADTPAEAALSVAAADAAGLSVTRDIRPAMGGDDFAFLVEGKAGAYVLIGNGPVAEDGKLHNERYEFNDEVLGPAMSWLTTVAKMALRE, encoded by the coding sequence ATGATAGAGCCGAAACTTGTTGAACAAGTCACGGGATGGCGACGCCACCTCCATGCACATCCGGAACTTTCCGGAGAAGAGGCAAAGACCGCAGCTTTTGTCTCCGAACAACTCACGTCCCTGGGCATTCCGCATGAAACGGGCATCGGCCATCATGGCATTGTCGCGACACTCCATCGGCCGGGGTCGAACAGGTCGATCGGCCTGCGCGCCGACATGGACGCATTGCCGATCAAGGAAGCCAATATTTTCCCGCATGCTTCTCGCAATTCCGGCGTCATGCATGCCTGCGGCCATGACGGTCATACCGCAGCGCTTCTCGGTGCCGCTGCGGTGCTGGTCAAGGACGATAGCTGGACGGGAACGATCAATCTCGTGTTCCAGCCGGCGGAAGAGAATGGCAAGGGGGCAAAGGCGATGATCGCCGACGGGTTGTTCGAACGTTACCCGATGGAGAAATTGTTTGCCTGGCACAACTGGCCCGGCCTCCCTTTGGGCCAGGTTGCGGTTCACACTCGGCCTTCCATGGCCGCAGGTGGCGACTGGCGTATCGAACTCAAGGGACTGGCGGGCCACGCGGCAGCGCCGCACCTGACACGCGATCCGATCAATGCGGCGGCACACCTGATTGTCGCGCTGAACAACATTGTTTCACGCAATGTCGATCCGCTTGAGACCGTTGCGTTGACGGTCTCGATGATCCAGGGCGGAACTGTCAGCAACCAGATTCCCGAGACCGCGACCATCATCGGCACGCTCCGGACTTTTGATGTCGAAGTTCGCAAAGCCGTGATCCAGCGGATGTCGGAGGTTATCGAAGGCACCGCCGCTGCATGGGGCGTAAAGGCTGAGTACGAGATCAATTCCACGGGACGGGTGATGGCCGATACGCCGGCGGAGGCCGCGTTATCGGTTGCGGCAGCAGATGCAGCCGGATTGTCGGTGACGCGCGACATCAGGCCGGCGATGGGCGGCGACGACTTCGCATTCCTGGTGGAGGGCAAGGCAGGGGCCTATGTCCTCATCGGAAATGGACCCGTTGCGGAAGACGGAAAGCTTCACAACGAACGCTATGAATTCAATGACGAGGTACTTGGCCCTGCCATGTCCTGGCTCACGACCGTCGCCAAGATGGCTTTACGCGAATGA
- a CDS encoding mechanosensitive ion channel family protein has product MAQAPFSTVHEKTLAVGTRLLWAACYLASFALGSIGFFLLFEWPPLIREIVVGYLLAIVVFRLASALVTVLLAPPGSTDPTLHIHRVIPVSDAAAGHWAKRVVYLIGWYAFGWVTIRLLGTMGFSIPARQLVAYSLGLVLLAIGIEAVWRRPQPSALTEQKPRISWRAKNTLWTLYFIAIWMLWVAGAMKLFWLAVVVAVLPGSVILAKASVNNMLGARDAYGEDGSTTTILSVIVERGIRAGLIIGSIVFLADVLEIELTEMTMQDSPTLRLMRGILSAGIIVLAVDLIWNVTKVLIDRKLGQTQVMFEIGSEQERRRARIRTLLPILKNVLMILLVAIAVMMGLSSLGVEIGPLIAGAGVVGVAIGFGAQTVVKDVISGMFYLLDDAFRVGEYIQSGSYKGTVESFSLRSIKLRHHRGPIFIVPFSELGAVQNMSRDWSVVKFMLTVSYDADIAKVKSITKTVGKTLKDDEEFQPFIIENLKMKGVEEFTDYGIKLSFGMTLKPTQLQSAIRRRAYAMLREAFKQNGIEFAQPTVQIGGDDKNPAAAAAQIQVQAQQREATTGAMAK; this is encoded by the coding sequence ATGGCGCAGGCGCCATTCTCCACCGTTCACGAGAAGACGCTTGCCGTTGGCACGCGGCTGCTCTGGGCCGCATGCTACCTGGCATCCTTCGCCCTTGGCAGCATCGGCTTTTTCCTGCTGTTCGAATGGCCACCGCTGATCCGGGAAATCGTTGTCGGCTACCTCCTCGCCATCGTTGTCTTCCGACTGGCCAGTGCCCTTGTCACTGTCCTCCTGGCACCGCCGGGGTCGACAGATCCCACGTTGCACATTCACCGGGTCATTCCGGTCAGTGATGCGGCAGCCGGCCACTGGGCAAAACGCGTGGTCTATCTGATCGGCTGGTATGCCTTCGGCTGGGTGACCATCAGGCTGCTCGGAACGATGGGTTTTTCCATTCCCGCCCGGCAACTCGTGGCCTATTCGCTGGGCCTGGTTCTGCTTGCGATAGGCATCGAAGCGGTCTGGCGCCGCCCCCAGCCATCCGCCTTGACGGAGCAGAAGCCACGCATCAGCTGGCGGGCAAAAAACACGCTTTGGACGCTTTACTTCATCGCGATCTGGATGCTGTGGGTCGCTGGGGCCATGAAGCTGTTCTGGCTTGCCGTGGTTGTTGCCGTCCTGCCCGGCTCGGTGATCCTTGCCAAGGCATCGGTCAACAACATGCTGGGTGCACGAGACGCCTATGGCGAGGACGGCTCGACGACGACAATCCTGTCCGTGATCGTCGAGCGGGGCATTCGGGCGGGATTGATCATAGGGTCGATTGTCTTTCTTGCCGATGTGCTCGAGATCGAACTCACCGAAATGACGATGCAGGATTCGCCGACACTGCGCCTGATGCGCGGCATACTCAGCGCCGGGATCATCGTTCTCGCTGTCGACCTGATCTGGAACGTGACCAAGGTGCTGATCGATCGCAAGCTCGGGCAGACCCAGGTGATGTTCGAGATCGGAAGCGAGCAGGAACGACGGCGCGCGCGCATCCGCACGCTGCTGCCAATTCTGAAAAACGTCCTGATGATCCTGCTGGTCGCGATTGCCGTGATGATGGGACTGTCATCACTCGGCGTCGAAATCGGACCTCTGATCGCCGGCGCCGGCGTTGTCGGCGTGGCAATCGGCTTTGGCGCGCAGACCGTGGTCAAGGACGTGATCAGCGGCATGTTCTATCTGCTGGACGATGCGTTTCGCGTCGGCGAATACATCCAGAGCGGGAGCTACAAGGGTACCGTCGAGTCCTTCAGCCTGCGCTCGATCAAGTTGCGCCACCATCGCGGCCCTATCTTCATTGTGCCCTTCAGCGAACTGGGAGCCGTGCAAAACATGAGCCGCGACTGGTCCGTGGTAAAGTTCATGCTCACAGTCTCCTATGACGCAGACATCGCCAAGGTCAAATCCATCACGAAGACCGTCGGCAAAACCCTGAAGGACGACGAGGAGTTTCAGCCGTTCATCATCGAAAACCTCAAGATGAAGGGCGTGGAAGAGTTTACCGACTACGGGATCAAGCTGAGCTTCGGCATGACGCTCAAACCAACGCAGTTACAGTCGGCGATCCGCCGGCGGGCCTATGCCATGTTGCGCGAGGCGTTCAAGCAGAATGGCATCGAGTTTGCCCAACCGACCGTTCAGATCGGCGGGGACGACAAGAACCCCGCCGCGGCCGCGGCCCAGATTCAGGTCCAGGCACAACAAAGGGAGGCAACAACTGGCGCCATGGCAAAATAG
- a CDS encoding ABC transporter substrate-binding protein, with product MSNMRNCLTSNVGAAILVATAFCSPVLADGFDTSGIKVDAALAARLPAKIKSAGVISIGSDTAYAPWEYLSEKDGQTPEGIDVDIANAIGAKLGVKIDFQTSAFDAILPALGTKFDLGVSAFTISNERMKVVNFVSYSDSGSLWAVKAGNPSNFDPADFCGRKIAIQSGSWHEGIVNEADKACTAAGKPAIDILPFATQTEALTRVAAGGADATISGGSTVGYAAKQSKGQLEVVSPTTGVFSERGPNGIAVAKADAELTELVADTVNALIAEGTYKALFDSWGVGTEIVKKAEVNPTVKD from the coding sequence ATGTCCAACATGCGTAATTGCCTGACATCAAACGTTGGTGCCGCGATCCTGGTGGCAACAGCATTCTGTAGTCCCGTCCTTGCCGACGGCTTTGATACTTCGGGTATCAAGGTCGATGCCGCGCTGGCTGCGCGCCTTCCCGCCAAGATCAAGTCGGCCGGTGTGATTTCGATCGGCTCCGATACAGCCTATGCTCCCTGGGAATATCTCAGCGAGAAGGACGGCCAGACGCCAGAAGGCATCGATGTCGACATCGCCAATGCCATCGGTGCGAAACTCGGCGTCAAGATCGACTTCCAGACATCAGCCTTCGATGCCATCCTGCCCGCACTCGGGACCAAATTCGATCTCGGCGTCTCCGCTTTCACGATCAGCAACGAGCGGATGAAGGTGGTAAATTTCGTCAGCTATTCCGACAGCGGAAGCTTGTGGGCCGTCAAGGCCGGTAATCCGTCGAATTTTGATCCTGCCGACTTCTGTGGTCGGAAAATTGCAATCCAGTCAGGCTCCTGGCACGAGGGCATCGTCAACGAGGCGGACAAGGCGTGCACCGCTGCCGGAAAGCCCGCGATCGACATTCTGCCCTTTGCAACACAGACGGAAGCCTTGACCCGTGTCGCCGCCGGCGGTGCGGATGCGACGATCTCCGGCGGTTCGACCGTCGGCTATGCCGCGAAGCAATCCAAGGGCCAGTTGGAAGTCGTCTCGCCGACCACCGGTGTGTTCAGCGAGCGGGGACCGAACGGGATCGCCGTCGCGAAGGCGGATGCCGAATTGACTGAGCTTGTCGCCGATACCGTCAACGCGCTGATCGCGGAAGGCACGTACAAGGCCCTGTTCGACAGCTGGGGCGTCGGCACCGAAATTGTGAAGAAGGCCGAAGTCAATCCGACAGTCAAGGATTGA
- a CDS encoding amidase, producing MAELTQLALAELSRRLRSREISPVELTQAYIDRIATCDVHIHSFNCVRAEAALQDAARAERDMKNGDWLGPLHGIPIGIKDLIDVAGLPTTAQAAHRRDAVADRDAGVVEALKGAGAIILGKQATAEYAMGGTQFDLPWPATRNPWNLALDPSSSSSGSAAATAAGFCAGSVGTETASSIRDPAAWCGVAGMKPTNGLVSRRGVLPLSPSLDCVGPIAWTVEDCALMLSAMVSSDLQDTKVSGFKRPDTSILQDGVRGLRVGVVRHFYEDDPHMDDEVLDAMERSLSAFERLGAHVSTVRLNEFDLYCSLVNTISWPEEYEEHRTELDAFPAHFTAVTRSRFADGKTFLAADYIQAQKRRAALVADLGERMRDVDVLVLPTTKKPAQILGYEHTEIGSLELSLTRPFNLTGGPALALCNGFTAAGLPTSIQIIGRHFEDDSVLRAGHTLEVALATRSRRPAFG from the coding sequence ATGGCTGAATTGACCCAGCTTGCGCTTGCAGAGTTGTCTCGGCGCCTACGGTCAAGGGAGATCTCTCCGGTCGAATTGACGCAGGCCTATATCGACCGGATCGCGACGTGTGATGTTCACATTCACAGCTTCAACTGCGTGCGGGCAGAAGCGGCGTTGCAGGATGCCGCACGTGCCGAGCGGGATATGAAAAATGGGGACTGGCTCGGACCGCTTCACGGGATTCCGATCGGCATAAAGGATCTGATCGACGTTGCGGGATTGCCGACAACGGCGCAGGCGGCGCATAGACGCGACGCTGTCGCCGACCGGGATGCCGGCGTGGTCGAAGCCCTGAAAGGGGCGGGGGCGATAATTCTCGGCAAACAGGCAACGGCGGAATATGCCATGGGCGGCACACAGTTTGACCTGCCATGGCCCGCGACGCGCAATCCATGGAACCTTGCACTCGATCCGTCTTCGTCGTCCAGCGGATCGGCAGCGGCGACGGCAGCAGGCTTTTGCGCCGGTTCGGTCGGGACGGAGACTGCCAGCTCGATCCGCGATCCGGCTGCCTGGTGCGGTGTGGCGGGCATGAAGCCGACGAACGGGCTGGTGAGCCGTCGCGGCGTGCTTCCGCTGTCGCCATCACTGGATTGCGTCGGCCCGATTGCTTGGACGGTCGAAGATTGCGCCCTGATGCTGTCTGCAATGGTGTCATCCGACCTTCAGGATACCAAAGTCAGCGGGTTCAAACGTCCGGATACATCCATCTTGCAGGACGGCGTCCGCGGTCTTCGGGTTGGTGTCGTGCGCCACTTCTACGAAGACGATCCGCATATGGACGATGAGGTCCTCGATGCTATGGAGCGTTCGTTGTCTGCCTTCGAACGCTTGGGTGCGCATGTTTCGACGGTGCGGCTGAACGAATTCGACCTGTATTGCTCGCTGGTGAATACGATTTCCTGGCCGGAGGAGTACGAAGAACACCGCACCGAGCTTGATGCCTTTCCCGCCCACTTCACCGCCGTCACCCGATCGCGATTTGCCGACGGCAAGACATTTCTCGCCGCAGACTACATCCAGGCGCAGAAGCGGCGGGCTGCTCTGGTCGCAGATCTTGGCGAACGCATGCGGGATGTCGATGTCCTGGTCTTGCCAACAACAAAGAAACCGGCACAGATCCTCGGCTACGAGCACACAGAGATCGGAAGCCTGGAACTTTCGCTGACGCGCCCTTTCAATCTGACCGGTGGCCCCGCGCTTGCGCTGTGCAATGGTTTTACAGCCGCCGGCCTTCCGACCTCAATCCAGATCATCGGCCGGCATTTCGAAGATGACTCGGTGCTGCGAGCCGGACATACCTTGGAGGTTGCCCTCGCAACACGGTCCCGCAGACCGGCTTTCGGCTGA
- a CDS encoding trans-sulfuration enzyme family protein: MKDLTQCVLTPAVSSEGFDPLGVGVHRGSTIVFKDAAAYAARGERGHQGYSYGLYGTPTTRTLEAKLTSLEGGAWSFLTPSGQAANALAILPFVAAGDHVLIIDTAYPPMRDLAESDLRRLGVDVDFFDPLSPEDLSRKIRDRTKIVWCESPGSTTMEVLDLPRIAAIAHARGALVGVDNTWATPLNFKPLLHGADIVTEALTKFVSGHSDILMGSITIADEALLQPIRSLMGRMGIGVSPDDASLVLRGFETLGVRLRHSERVALKFARRMAEHPLVDAVLHPALESFAGHAVWKRDFLGSSGVFSMTFTDDAAPHVAAALDAFRLFAIGASWGGTRSLVAPMPVERFRSATAWRGPDLILRLSIGLEDEDELWADIERFLERLEKSQSAQANPGRAEGIRHG, translated from the coding sequence ATGAAAGATCTGACCCAATGCGTGCTCACCCCGGCGGTATCGTCCGAAGGTTTTGATCCCCTGGGGGTCGGGGTTCATCGTGGCTCGACCATCGTTTTCAAGGATGCGGCGGCCTATGCTGCTCGCGGCGAGCGCGGTCACCAGGGCTATTCCTATGGTCTCTACGGCACGCCGACGACACGGACCCTTGAGGCAAAGCTCACCAGTCTCGAAGGTGGCGCTTGGTCTTTCCTGACGCCGTCCGGCCAGGCGGCAAACGCCCTCGCGATCCTTCCGTTTGTCGCCGCGGGAGATCACGTCCTGATTATCGATACGGCCTATCCGCCGATGCGCGATCTGGCCGAAAGCGATCTGCGCAGGCTTGGTGTCGATGTGGACTTTTTTGATCCGCTTTCCCCGGAGGACCTCAGTCGGAAAATCCGTGACAGGACGAAGATCGTCTGGTGCGAGAGCCCCGGATCGACAACGATGGAAGTTCTTGATCTGCCCCGGATCGCCGCGATCGCCCATGCACGCGGCGCGCTGGTTGGTGTCGACAATACCTGGGCGACGCCGCTCAACTTCAAGCCGCTTCTTCATGGTGCCGATATCGTCACTGAGGCGCTGACGAAATTCGTCTCGGGTCACTCAGACATATTGATGGGATCAATCACGATCGCGGACGAGGCGCTGCTTCAACCGATCCGGTCTCTGATGGGGCGCATGGGCATTGGCGTTTCGCCGGATGATGCGTCCCTTGTCCTGCGTGGGTTCGAGACGCTCGGTGTACGCTTGCGCCATTCCGAACGGGTCGCGTTGAAATTTGCCCGCAGGATGGCGGAGCATCCCCTGGTGGACGCGGTTTTGCATCCGGCCTTGGAAAGTTTTGCCGGACATGCCGTCTGGAAAAGGGACTTTCTCGGTTCCAGCGGCGTTTTCAGCATGACCTTCACCGATGACGCGGCGCCTCATGTCGCGGCTGCACTCGATGCATTCCGGTTGTTTGCCATTGGTGCATCCTGGGGGGGAACCCGCAGCCTGGTTGCCCCGATGCCGGTTGAGCGCTTTCGGAGCGCGACAGCATGGCGCGGACCGGATCTAATCCTGCGGCTCAGCATCGGACTTGAGGATGAAGATGAATTGTGGGCCGATATCGAGCGTTTTTTGGAGCGCCTTGAAAAAAGCCAGTCAGCCCAGGCCAACCCGGGGCGTGCCGAAGGGATAAGACATGGCTGA
- a CDS encoding amino acid ABC transporter permease — protein MALDADTMRTVATTSAASKPDVARNIIVPRRHPGRWLAVAVIAVIALQAAHAVAVNPNFHWDVFLKYLFWPQVVRGVGWTLLLTVVAMAVAIFVAGVLVIMRDSDNPVLKGLAYSWIWFFRGTPIYTQLLFWGLFAVLFPHLSLSIPFGPEIAGIETRYLVTPAVAAILGLGFNESAYLTEIFRAGFNSIDHGQAEAAQALGMRPAKIWWRILMPQAMRVIIPPTGNETIGMLKMTSLVLAVPFTLDLMFATNAIANRLYLPIPLLMVSGAWYLAITSLLMVGQHFLERHFGKGVSPNPARAE, from the coding sequence GTGGCTTTGGACGCAGATACCATGCGGACCGTCGCTACCACGTCTGCAGCGTCTAAGCCGGATGTCGCGCGGAACATCATTGTTCCGCGCCGGCACCCGGGCCGTTGGCTGGCGGTGGCCGTGATCGCAGTCATCGCCCTCCAGGCGGCGCACGCTGTCGCCGTCAATCCGAACTTTCATTGGGACGTTTTCCTGAAATATCTGTTCTGGCCGCAGGTCGTTCGAGGCGTCGGCTGGACACTGCTGTTGACGGTTGTCGCCATGGCGGTCGCTATCTTTGTCGCGGGGGTGCTGGTGATCATGCGCGACAGCGACAATCCGGTTCTGAAGGGCCTCGCCTATAGCTGGATCTGGTTCTTCCGCGGAACGCCGATCTACACACAATTGTTGTTCTGGGGCCTGTTCGCTGTCCTGTTTCCGCATCTTTCGCTGTCCATTCCATTCGGGCCGGAAATTGCCGGAATTGAAACACGCTATCTCGTGACACCGGCGGTCGCCGCCATTCTCGGGCTGGGGTTCAACGAGTCCGCCTATCTGACCGAAATCTTCCGGGCGGGGTTCAACTCCATAGATCACGGTCAGGCGGAGGCAGCCCAAGCCTTGGGAATGCGGCCGGCCAAGATCTGGTGGCGCATCCTGATGCCCCAGGCCATGCGCGTGATAATTCCACCCACAGGCAATGAAACCATCGGCATGCTGAAGATGACATCCCTGGTGCTCGCCGTGCCCTTCACGCTCGACCTAATGTTCGCCACGAATGCGATCGCCAACAGGCTCTACCTGCCGATCCCACTGCTGATGGTGTCGGGTGCCTGGTATCTCGCCATCACGAGCCTGCTGATGGTTGGCCAGCATTTTCTCGAACGTCACTTTGGTAAGGGCGTCTCGCCCAATCCAGCCAGGGCGGAGTGA
- a CDS encoding amino acid ABC transporter ATP-binding protein yields the protein MDTIVKSDVCVEMQNIHKFYGSVHALKGVNLLVRRGEVCVAIGPSGSGKSTLLRCINQLEAISAGRVFVKGELQGFTEQNERFHPLAPGHVARQRRMTGMVFQRFNLFPHMTALQNVMEGPVHVKGWSRNDAQVKALELLARVGLSGFGNRYPGQLSGGQQQRVAIARALAMEPEVMLFDEPTSALDPELVGEVLDVIKDLARSGITMVVVTHEIGFAREVGSHLVFMDQGMIMEEGHPREMLANPKNPRTVAFLSKVL from the coding sequence ATGGATACAATCGTCAAATCGGACGTCTGCGTCGAAATGCAGAACATCCATAAATTCTACGGGTCGGTCCACGCGCTCAAAGGCGTGAACCTGTTGGTCCGGCGCGGTGAGGTCTGCGTTGCAATCGGGCCTTCCGGATCCGGTAAGTCGACGCTGTTGCGCTGCATCAACCAGCTGGAGGCGATCTCTGCCGGAAGGGTATTCGTCAAGGGAGAGCTGCAGGGCTTCACCGAGCAGAACGAGCGTTTCCATCCGCTCGCACCGGGCCATGTCGCAAGGCAGCGGCGGATGACCGGCATGGTCTTCCAGCGTTTCAACCTCTTTCCGCATATGACGGCACTGCAAAACGTGATGGAAGGGCCGGTGCATGTGAAGGGCTGGTCCAGGAACGATGCCCAGGTCAAGGCGCTTGAGCTTTTGGCGCGCGTCGGGTTGTCAGGTTTCGGCAATCGCTATCCCGGCCAGTTGTCCGGAGGCCAGCAGCAGCGCGTGGCCATCGCGAGGGCCCTGGCGATGGAGCCTGAGGTCATGCTGTTTGACGAGCCGACCAGCGCGCTGGATCCAGAGCTTGTGGGGGAGGTTCTCGACGTGATCAAGGACCTTGCCCGAAGCGGTATCACCATGGTCGTGGTCACCCATGAGATCGGCTTCGCCCGAGAAGTCGGCAGCCATCTGGTCTTCATGGATCAAGGCATGATCATGGAAGAGGGCCATCCCCGTGAGATGCTCGCCAATCCGAAAAACCCGCGCACGGTCGCATTCCTCTCCAAGGTCCTTTGA
- a CDS encoding energy-coupling factor ABC transporter substrate-binding protein produces MLKRNLWMLFAVIALAILPLIIHHGGDAEFAGADGEAEAAITEIQPDYTPWAAPLWEPPSGEIESLLFALQAALGAGLVGFYFGRRSSPAKRPDIK; encoded by the coding sequence ATGCTGAAACGTAACCTCTGGATGTTGTTTGCGGTCATCGCCCTGGCAATCCTGCCGTTGATCATTCACCATGGCGGAGACGCCGAATTTGCCGGTGCGGACGGCGAAGCTGAAGCCGCCATCACCGAAATTCAGCCAGACTACACGCCCTGGGCTGCGCCTTTGTGGGAGCCGCCGAGCGGCGAGATCGAAAGCCTGCTGTTTGCTCTGCAGGCAGCACTTGGCGCAGGTCTCGTCGGCTTCTATTTCGGTCGTCGCTCGTCGCCGGCAAAGCGCCCGGATATCAAGTAG
- a CDS encoding CbiQ family ECF transporter T component produces the protein MRAIDRCAQTNRWRHYATGEKLLLAVGLMIISLDSVGWTGQIGLLIAILALMKTGPGLRLHDIFKAARVPMLFIITGTLAQLVSVRMVGFVPTLSLVSTDAAYSAGFVALRSTTCIAALLLLALTTPLSSIVQLLQRMGLNAELSDIAMAMFRLIWLLLDCLEAGQQSLGSRLGYTSNRRMLTSNGLLLASLLPRVLGRAQRIEAGLAARGYGGRLNFISVEQPASNVRLLMITCLLGSVAVLMWCAP, from the coding sequence ATGCGTGCGATCGATCGCTGTGCCCAGACCAACCGGTGGCGACACTACGCCACCGGTGAAAAGCTTCTGCTTGCCGTCGGCCTTATGATCATCTCGCTGGATTCTGTCGGATGGACAGGCCAGATCGGCCTGCTGATCGCGATACTGGCATTGATGAAGACAGGCCCCGGACTGCGGCTGCACGACATATTCAAGGCTGCCCGCGTCCCCATGCTGTTCATCATCACGGGAACACTGGCGCAACTCGTCTCCGTCAGGATGGTCGGATTTGTTCCGACATTGTCGCTTGTCTCCACGGATGCTGCCTATTCTGCAGGTTTCGTGGCACTCAGAAGCACCACCTGCATTGCGGCCCTGCTGCTTCTGGCATTGACCACGCCTCTCTCCAGCATCGTTCAATTGCTGCAGCGGATGGGCCTGAATGCGGAATTGTCCGATATCGCCATGGCAATGTTCAGGCTCATCTGGCTGCTGCTGGATTGTCTTGAGGCCGGCCAACAATCGCTCGGTTCCCGATTGGGCTATACCAGCAACCGGCGGATGCTAACGTCCAACGGTCTTTTGCTCGCATCCCTGCTGCCGCGAGTGCTCGGACGCGCCCAGCGCATAGAGGCGGGCCTCGCAGCGAGAGGCTATGGTGGCCGTCTGAACTTCATTTCGGTGGAACAGCCGGCATCGAACGTGCGGTTGCTGATGATCACCTGCCTTCTGGGCTCGGTTGCCGTCTTGATGTGGTGCGCCCCATGA
- a CDS encoding LysR substrate-binding domain-containing protein, which translates to MNLRQVEVFRVVMTNGTTARAAEVLHISQPAVSKMIQELERSLDFDLFHRIKGRLLPTAEGQLFFREVEQAFLGLTHLRGAAARIRDYGSGELRIACLSALSTNVLPRVLRSFMDRNPNIAITFQARMSSNVRDLVASGQFDLGIVADEIDRTGVEVQPFTQFRVAVAIPEGHPLEARDVVHAADLAGQPFIALAPEDTTRREAERAFEIAGITVRTVIETPYSTTICSMVAAGIGVGLVNPLTAEPYIGRGLTLRPFEPALHFRTLLITPPNRLPSLALEAFIDELKRAIA; encoded by the coding sequence ATGAACTTGCGACAGGTTGAAGTGTTCAGGGTGGTGATGACGAATGGCACCACGGCGCGTGCCGCCGAAGTCCTGCATATTTCGCAGCCCGCGGTCAGCAAGATGATCCAGGAACTCGAGCGTTCCCTCGATTTCGATCTCTTCCATCGCATCAAGGGACGATTGCTGCCGACGGCTGAAGGACAGCTTTTCTTTCGAGAGGTCGAACAGGCATTCCTTGGCCTGACACATCTGCGCGGCGCGGCGGCGCGAATTCGCGACTATGGCTCGGGAGAACTGCGGATCGCGTGCCTGTCGGCCTTGTCGACCAACGTGCTTCCCCGCGTGTTGCGCAGCTTCATGGATCGCAACCCGAACATTGCGATTACGTTTCAGGCCCGCATGTCCTCGAATGTCCGCGATCTCGTCGCCTCCGGCCAGTTCGATCTCGGCATCGTCGCCGACGAAATCGACAGGACGGGCGTGGAGGTCCAGCCCTTCACCCAGTTTCGCGTGGCCGTCGCCATTCCGGAAGGCCATCCTCTCGAGGCACGGGATGTGGTTCATGCCGCCGATCTGGCCGGACAACCCTTTATTGCCCTTGCGCCGGAAGATACTACTCGACGCGAAGCCGAGCGGGCGTTCGAGATCGCCGGGATCACCGTTCGCACCGTGATCGAAACACCTTACTCGACGACCATCTGTTCGATGGTGGCAGCTGGCATCGGTGTCGGGCTCGTGAACCCGCTGACGGCCGAACCCTATATCGGTCGGGGACTGACGTTGCGCCCCTTCGAGCCCGCCCTGCATTTTCGTACACTCCTGATCACGCCGCCCAACCGGCTTCCTTCCCTCGCCCTCGAGGCCTTCATCGATGAATTGAAGCGCGCCATCGCCTGA
- a CDS encoding energy-coupling factor ABC transporter permease, whose amino-acid sequence MHIMEGYLPAAHAVGWGAISAPFVIYGARRIVTLVREKPEIKLLMAASGAYVFVLSALKIPSVTGSCSHPTGTGLAASLFGPTVTTVLGTIVLLFQALLLAHGGLTTLGANIFSMAIVGPFVAYGLFRGITGAGFSGAIAIFVAATLGDLATYVTTSLQLALAFPDPVSGITGAAAKFLGIFAVTQVPLAISEGLLTVIVFNLLQRYSRGELNALNIFTAKA is encoded by the coding sequence ATGCATATTATGGAAGGCTATTTGCCGGCCGCGCACGCAGTCGGCTGGGGCGCGATTTCCGCGCCATTTGTGATTTATGGCGCCCGGCGCATTGTCACGCTTGTGCGTGAAAAACCGGAAATCAAGCTTTTGATGGCAGCATCCGGCGCCTATGTATTCGTCTTGTCTGCGCTCAAGATCCCGTCTGTTACCGGGAGCTGCTCGCATCCGACGGGAACCGGGCTTGCGGCATCGCTGTTCGGCCCCACGGTCACCACCGTGCTCGGGACGATTGTCCTTCTGTTTCAGGCTTTGCTACTGGCACATGGCGGACTGACCACGCTGGGCGCCAATATCTTCTCCATGGCCATCGTTGGTCCATTTGTCGCCTATGGCCTCTTCAGGGGCATAACAGGTGCCGGCTTCAGCGGCGCAATCGCGATCTTTGTCGCTGCGACGCTTGGTGACCTGGCGACCTATGTGACGACCTCTCTGCAGCTCGCTCTCGCATTTCCGGATCCGGTATCGGGCATCACAGGCGCTGCTGCGAAATTTCTGGGTATTTTTGCGGTCACGCAGGTGCCATTGGCCATCAGCGAAGGCCTGTTGACGGTCATCGTCTTCAACCTGCTGCAGCGATACAGCCGCGGCGAACTGAACGCCCTCAACATCTTTACCGCGAAGGCCTGA